A stretch of the Theileria equi strain WA chromosome 1, complete sequence genome encodes the following:
- a CDS encoding signal peptide-containing protein (encoded by transcript BEWA_025140A), protein MKSTKILLVLIAWFSHVDSIGISINLENQESNGFIRVMSTCGGTVKRYVPNSGVMVNHVHDGDLFVWRSYQNNVRCKSALVTLVDENTKILHLEIEADRPLSLYYRKKFMWLPIRVQEYNRMIPVDDPER, encoded by the coding sequence ATGAAAAGCACTAAGATTTTATTAGTCCTAATTGCTTGGTTTAGCCATGTGGACAGTATCGGTATATCAATTAATCTTGAAAATCAAGAAAGTAATGGTTTTATTAGGGTCATGAGCACTTGTGGTGGTACCGTCAAAAGGTATGTGCCCAACTCTGGTGTCATGGTAAATCATGTTCATGATGGAGATCTCTTTGTCTGGAGATCATATCAGAATAATGTAAGATGTAAAAGTGCATTAGTAACATTGGTCGatgaaaatacaaaaatcCTTCACCTAGAGATTGAAGCTGATCGTCCGCTTTCACTGTATTACAGAAAGAAGTTCATGTGGCTTCCGATAAGAGTTCAAGAATACAACCGAATGATACCTGTAGATGATCCTGAAAGATAA